A window of bacterium BMS3Abin14 contains these coding sequences:
- the menA_1 gene encoding 1,4-dihydroxy-2-naphthoate octaprenyltransferase, translated as MKPKIAVWAAQIRAPFLLLAVALVLIGGALAHEYGQFGFLLFFLCLAGTVLAHASVNLFNELSDFRTGIDSITRRTPFSGGSGNLQAGLTSEWGVRIAAWCTLALAGAIGLYLAWRSGWILLVFILVGGLTTVFYTSRLAKFAMGELFAGMCLGSMVVVGTFIAMTGELNTTVLLASVPPGILTSLLLFLNEFPDLQADSSGGRRHLLIVLGRSVSARVYTVSLGVCYGFIVWGVASGVFPVPMLITLLTLPLAFKAAVITLKHHDDFEKMIAAQGANVGLVLGIDFLMAIAYFIH; from the coding sequence ATGAAGCCGAAAATCGCTGTCTGGGCCGCCCAGATACGAGCGCCGTTCCTTCTTCTGGCTGTTGCCCTTGTCCTGATCGGGGGCGCCCTGGCCCACGAATACGGACAGTTCGGCTTTTTGCTCTTTTTCCTATGCCTGGCAGGTACGGTCCTGGCTCACGCTTCCGTCAATCTTTTCAACGAACTTTCCGATTTCCGGACCGGCATCGATTCCATTACCAGGAGAACGCCGTTCTCGGGAGGGAGCGGGAACCTGCAGGCGGGTCTTACATCGGAATGGGGCGTCAGGATCGCCGCGTGGTGCACCCTGGCTTTGGCCGGCGCGATCGGGCTGTACCTGGCGTGGCGGTCAGGCTGGATTCTGCTGGTGTTTATCCTGGTGGGGGGGCTGACGACAGTGTTTTACACAAGCCGCCTGGCCAAATTTGCCATGGGGGAACTGTTCGCGGGCATGTGTCTTGGGAGCATGGTGGTCGTCGGCACTTTCATCGCCATGACCGGGGAGCTGAACACTACGGTACTGCTCGCCTCCGTGCCGCCCGGCATTCTTACATCACTGCTGCTTTTCCTGAATGAATTCCCGGACCTGCAAGCGGACAGTTCCGGAGGGCGGCGTCACCTTCTTATCGTCCTGGGGAGGTCGGTCTCGGCGCGGGTCTACACGGTTTCTCTGGGCGTCTGCTACGGGTTCATCGTCTGGGGTGTCGCCTCGGGCGTCTTTCCGGTTCCAATGCTTATCACCCTCCTGACCCTCCCCCTCGCCTTCAAGGCCGCTGTCATCACCCTGAAGCACCATGACGATTTCGAGAAGATGATCGCGGCACAGGGGGCCAACGTGGGGCTGGTCCTGGGAATAGACTTTCTCATGGCCATAGCCTACTTCATTCACTGA
- the mobA_1 gene encoding putative molybdenum cofactor guanylyltransferase, which produces MGVDKATLRIQGETLFERQLNAFREVFPRVLIAGDRPDLASPEVPCVPDLYPGSALGGLYTGLSTAGTPYIFAAPCDMPLPDTDMIRFIVSCRTSAYDAVVPRTSAGMEPLFAVYSRKCLPVMKSLLEEGNYRVLDIYERVNVLFIEEDSLPPGWERALLNINTRENLEHVMLDIEFKTRHDRTFND; this is translated from the coding sequence ATGGGAGTGGACAAAGCTACGCTGCGCATACAGGGTGAGACACTGTTCGAGCGCCAGCTCAATGCTTTCCGCGAGGTCTTTCCAAGAGTTCTGATCGCCGGGGACCGACCAGACCTGGCCAGTCCGGAGGTCCCCTGCGTTCCCGACCTGTATCCCGGCAGCGCTTTGGGAGGCCTGTACACCGGGTTATCGACTGCCGGGACCCCATACATCTTCGCGGCACCCTGCGATATGCCCCTACCCGATACCGACATGATCCGCTTCATCGTGTCCTGTCGAACGAGTGCCTACGACGCTGTGGTCCCCAGGACCAGTGCAGGCATGGAGCCCCTCTTCGCCGTATATTCCAGGAAGTGCCTCCCGGTCATGAAGAGCCTCCTTGAGGAGGGAAACTACCGGGTTCTGGACATATATGAGAGGGTGAACGTCCTGTTTATTGAAGAGGATTCTCTACCTCCCGGTTGGGAGAGGGCTCTGTTGAATATTAATACACGTGAGAATTTGGAACATGTTATGCTCGATATTGAATTTAAAACCCGGCATGACCGCACATTCAATGATTGA
- the moeA_1 gene encoding molybdopterin molybdenumtransferase translates to MSENSMLTFDEALAVIHRSVSTSEPVHVALEKALGTVAAEGIHSSVDLPPADSSAMDGYAFAYMGQRKGDNLPVTGVSMAGEPFGGVVQKDQAVKIMTGGIVPQGCDAVIPFEEVEESRDSICLKADAAFGTNIRFRGEEVGKGEILVQAGTLLDSREIGMVAAGAVPQVKVIQRPRVALLTTGTELTSLGEPLSPGRIVNSNHYFLSARLRELGCDVLPLGTVPDDMKRLKSAFIEGLEADAIISTGGVSVGDRDLVKNSLSELGFDLGFWRVLMRPGKPVLFGMLEGKLVFGLPGNPAACGAAFELFVVPALRRLAGMEAGKEAVIRVAVTQPVRSRRGRDSFIWGVLKRRENSFLFTPKQRQGSGQHRSMAGANALLRVPPDLGDLSGGWEGDAFPLRQRLLGGVL, encoded by the coding sequence ATGTCCGAAAATAGTATGTTGACATTCGATGAAGCTCTTGCCGTCATTCACCGCAGCGTATCTACCTCCGAACCGGTCCATGTAGCACTCGAGAAGGCGCTCGGAACCGTCGCGGCGGAAGGTATCCACTCCAGCGTGGACCTGCCACCGGCAGACAGTTCGGCAATGGACGGCTACGCTTTCGCGTATATGGGTCAGAGGAAGGGTGACAATTTGCCGGTGACCGGCGTTTCCATGGCGGGCGAACCATTCGGAGGCGTCGTGCAGAAAGATCAGGCCGTGAAGATCATGACAGGCGGGATCGTCCCGCAGGGCTGCGACGCGGTGATCCCTTTCGAGGAGGTTGAAGAATCGCGTGATTCTATCTGTCTCAAGGCCGATGCCGCTTTTGGAACCAATATCCGATTCCGTGGTGAGGAGGTCGGTAAGGGTGAAATTCTGGTACAGGCTGGAACCCTTCTCGACTCCCGCGAAATCGGCATGGTGGCGGCCGGTGCTGTCCCGCAAGTGAAGGTTATACAGAGGCCCCGCGTGGCCCTCCTCACTACCGGGACGGAACTGACGTCCCTGGGAGAACCGCTGAGTCCAGGGCGGATTGTCAATTCCAACCATTACTTTCTTTCAGCCCGTCTACGGGAACTTGGCTGCGATGTTCTGCCGCTGGGAACCGTTCCGGACGACATGAAGCGGCTTAAGAGTGCGTTCATCGAGGGCCTTGAGGCCGACGCGATTATCAGCACCGGTGGTGTGTCGGTCGGGGATCGGGATCTTGTCAAAAATTCCCTGTCAGAGCTTGGATTCGACCTCGGTTTCTGGAGGGTTCTCATGCGTCCTGGAAAACCGGTTTTGTTCGGGATGCTGGAGGGCAAGCTGGTCTTCGGACTTCCCGGCAATCCCGCCGCCTGCGGGGCGGCCTTTGAGCTGTTTGTGGTCCCCGCTCTGAGACGGCTGGCCGGCATGGAAGCTGGAAAGGAGGCCGTCATCAGGGTTGCCGTCACCCAACCGGTAAGGTCGAGGAGGGGCAGGGATTCCTTCATCTGGGGGGTGCTGAAGAGGCGGGAAAACTCTTTTCTGTTCACGCCCAAACAAAGGCAGGGATCGGGTCAGCACAGGAGTATGGCTGGTGCCAACGCTTTGCTCCGTGTGCCCCCGGATCTGGGGGATCTTTCCGGGGGTTGGGAAGGAGATGCTTTCCCGTTGCGGCAACGCCTTTTGGGCGGCGTTTTATGA
- the mobB_1 gene encoding molybdopterin-guanine dinucleotide biosynthesis adapter protein — translation MRDKRTAIILADGEEKRWSWELRGEPIVQRAHRTLEGFFDRILVVAPDPAPFEEMGFETLADDYPESARIGAIATGLKYIDSPYAFVTGADMPLLNPRIIRFLYSQRKGWDVVVPRSSKGFEPLCAVYSRSCVAVMEERISNGSFKILDLIADVRTRIVNGEDLRVLDPAELTFRNVNTKTDLDECRLHLARVRSYGPAAVSVVAKSGTGKTTMLEKIISELVSRGYRVGTVKHDAHHFDIDHEGKDSWRLTRAGGSPMVISSPEKMAMVRSHLLGEMSVEEIIFRFMTDVDIVLSEGYKSGNLPKIEIHRSERSPELLCMSRDGTILDHRLIAIASDEELPSPVPIFPLDHPGPVCDFLEEQFLGGA, via the coding sequence ATGAGAGATAAAAGAACAGCGATCATCCTTGCCGATGGCGAGGAGAAGCGATGGAGTTGGGAACTGAGAGGCGAACCGATCGTACAGCGTGCACATCGTACACTGGAAGGTTTTTTCGACCGTATTCTGGTTGTAGCCCCGGATCCTGCTCCCTTTGAGGAAATGGGATTCGAGACCCTGGCGGACGACTACCCGGAATCGGCACGAATCGGGGCTATTGCCACCGGCCTGAAATATATCGACAGCCCTTATGCTTTCGTTACGGGCGCGGACATGCCATTGCTCAATCCCAGGATCATCCGGTTCCTCTACAGCCAGAGAAAAGGATGGGATGTGGTGGTCCCCAGGAGCAGCAAAGGATTCGAGCCATTATGTGCCGTCTACAGCCGGTCGTGTGTGGCTGTTATGGAAGAACGGATCAGCAACGGCAGTTTCAAGATCCTGGATCTTATCGCTGACGTCCGAACCCGGATCGTCAATGGAGAGGACCTCCGGGTACTGGACCCTGCTGAGCTTACCTTTCGGAACGTCAATACGAAAACTGACCTGGATGAATGTCGCCTTCACCTGGCGCGCGTGAGGAGTTACGGTCCTGCCGCGGTTTCCGTCGTGGCCAAATCGGGGACTGGAAAAACCACGATGCTGGAGAAGATCATCAGCGAGTTGGTAAGCAGGGGGTATCGAGTGGGTACCGTAAAACACGATGCCCACCATTTTGACATTGACCACGAAGGCAAGGATTCCTGGCGGCTCACCCGGGCTGGGGGGTCGCCAATGGTCATCTCATCTCCTGAAAAGATGGCCATGGTCAGGTCTCACCTGCTGGGTGAGATGTCCGTTGAAGAGATTATCTTTCGTTTCATGACCGATGTGGACATCGTTTTGTCGGAAGGCTACAAATCGGGGAACTTGCCCAAGATCGAGATCCATCGGAGTGAGCGGAGCCCTGAACTTCTTTGTATGTCGAGGGATGGAACCATCCTTGATCACAGACTCATTGCTATCGCAAGCGACGAGGAACTCCCTTCCCCGGTGCCCATTTTCCCTCTGGATCATCCCGGTCCGGTCTGTGACTTCCTCGAGGAACAGTTCCTTGGTGGAGCGTAG
- a CDS encoding putative binding protein precursor, which produces MSLFQRKPGSLVKFSCWVLFATVFFLIIGLSPIPSHSGPVIEVFAGSVSMMVLEEAVSSFEKSTGSRVDMIFSGSGSALAQMRLARHGDLYIPASQQFMDIALEKGVVDRSSVVRLAYLVPAIGVAAGNPKGIHGLDDLLRSDVRFVMARPDTVSIGLFAAEIFDKNGLGKEARSRVSGFTESFAQEVQLLILGTADAIIGWSVLGNWDPDKLEVIPIQPSSVPRIAYISGAVSVYSKNPVLARGFLNYLAGEKGKAIFESHGYPTDVNDIRHMVTPAVTVGGRYELLDRWR; this is translated from the coding sequence GTGTCTCTTTTCCAGAGGAAACCAGGCTCACTGGTAAAATTTTCCTGTTGGGTGCTTTTCGCCACAGTTTTCTTTCTCATCATCGGTCTCAGCCCTATTCCTTCCCACAGTGGTCCTGTTATCGAGGTGTTTGCGGGATCCGTCTCCATGATGGTTCTTGAAGAAGCTGTCTCAAGTTTCGAAAAATCTACCGGCAGCAGGGTTGACATGATATTCAGTGGGTCGGGAAGCGCACTCGCCCAGATGCGGCTCGCCCGGCACGGGGACCTTTACATTCCCGCATCCCAGCAGTTCATGGATATTGCTCTGGAAAAAGGCGTGGTAGATCGGTCTTCAGTGGTTCGTCTCGCCTATCTGGTTCCAGCTATAGGTGTGGCCGCGGGAAACCCAAAGGGAATCCATGGACTTGATGACCTCCTTCGCTCCGATGTCAGATTTGTTATGGCGCGACCGGATACTGTAAGTATTGGACTATTCGCTGCGGAAATATTTGATAAAAACGGTCTGGGCAAAGAGGCCAGATCCAGGGTCAGCGGCTTTACTGAATCTTTCGCCCAGGAGGTTCAGTTGCTCATCCTCGGGACCGCGGATGCTATCATTGGCTGGTCCGTTCTCGGTAATTGGGATCCGGACAAACTCGAAGTGATCCCAATACAGCCGTCCAGCGTTCCGCGGATCGCTTACATTTCAGGTGCGGTTTCAGTATATTCAAAGAACCCGGTTCTGGCTCGGGGCTTTCTCAATTATTTGGCCGGCGAGAAGGGAAAAGCTATTTTCGAATCACATGGCTATCCGACGGATGTGAATGATATTCGCCACATGGTCACACCTGCCGTTACCGTAGGTGGTCGATACGAACTTCTGGATCGGTGGAGATAA